A part of Vigna radiata var. radiata cultivar VC1973A chromosome 11, Vradiata_ver6, whole genome shotgun sequence genomic DNA contains:
- the LOC106776966 gene encoding uncharacterized protein LOC106776966 — MARKRNIAIQNQLSPLSEAAATKKLRRLPHVFTRVLQLPIPADADVSFHEAPNCFRFVTETPELVQVEAHIVQIHPGMTKVVVRETVSLRIPFEDLHLDVWRTRLPDSTRPDLTTAVVIGGELVVTVPKSVHDREDDLRGTGAASTPVLV, encoded by the coding sequence ATGGCCAGAAAGCGTAACATCGCCATCCAAAATCAACTCAGCCCTCTCTCCGAGGCGGCCGCCACCAAGAAGCTGCGGAGGCTCCCCCACGTCTTCACCAGAGTCCTGCAACTCCCCATCCCCGCCGATGCTGACGTGTCCTTTCATGAAGCCCCTAACTGCTTCCGATTCGTCACGGAGACACCGGAACTCGTACAGGTGGAGGCTCACATAGTCCAAATCCATCCCGGAATGACAAAGGTAGTTGTCAGGGAAACTGTCTCCTTGCGCATTCCCTTCGAAGACCTCCACCTCGACGTCTGGAGGACCCGCCTGCCGGACTCCACGCGGCCGGACCTCACCACCGCTGTCGTGATCGGTGGCGAACTCGTCGTGACGGTGCCTAAGAGCGTCCATGACCGGGAAGATGACCTCAGAGGCACGGGCGCTGCTTCTACACCCGTGCTTGTATAG
- the LOC106776967 gene encoding uncharacterized protein LOC106776967 isoform X1: protein MSFIGVWADLEKVIISKKENLTPREANILLSWKTRFLSDFTASALAGGAAAWTATRNLGKAQAFQVNLPGTPFSLSKAIRAYLSVGAGTICGHWLGNRILYSRADLILAMDGSTLQKELANIMVTKYQNDPSVMRLISKHFYLERIFDDSSNNSKLRWRYRNFFSEAVHGRRTHDQDSYDKSEDHSRNDSNDKSQGRSENVTNSKKPNHETKHTFINAALDTPWESDPLDCVFGHTHPLEDTTHSDSPNKQPSRTQNRAHRRSRRWRRMRNHDDLSNSEPTAAV from the exons ATGAGTTTCATTGGAGTATGGGCAGATCTTGAAAAAGTTATCATTTCTAAGAAG gaAAATTTGACACCTCGGGAAGCTAATATTCTTCTTTCGTGGAAAACTAGATTTCTGAGCGATTTCACTGCTAGTGCACTTGCTGGGGGTGCAGCTGCATGGACTG CAACTCGGAATCTCGGTAAAGCACAAGCATTTCAAGTCAACCTTCCAGGCA CACCTTTCAGTCTCAGTAAAGCAATTAGAGCCTACCTTTCAGTCG GAGCTGGTACTATCTGTGGACATTGGCTAGGTAATAGAATCTTGTATTCTCGTGCAGATCTGATTCTTGCAATGGACGGTAGCACATTGCAGAAGGAGTTAGCGAATAT AATGGTGACAAAATACCAGAATGATCCCTCCGTGATGCGACTTATATCTAAGCATTTCTATTTGGAGAGGATTTTTGACGATTCAAGTAATAATTCTAAATTAAGATGGAGATACCGGAATTTCTTTAGCGAGGCAGTCCATGGTCGTAGGACTCATGATCAAGACTCTTATGATAAATCCGAAGACCATTCTCGTAATGATTCTAATGATAAATCGCAAGGCAGGTCTGAAAATGTCACCAACAGCAAAAAACCAAATCATGAGACGAAGCATACTTTT ATAAACGCTGCTCTTGATACGCCGTGGGAGTCAGACCCTCTTGATTGTGTTTTTGGTCATACTCATCCTTTGGAAGACACAACTCATTCTGATTCCCCCAATAAACAACCATCAAGAACACAGAATCGGGCTCACAGAAGATCTCGCCGTTGGCGTCGGATGCGGAATCATGATGACCTTTCCAACTCTGAGCCTACAGCAGCTGTTTAG
- the LOC106776967 gene encoding uncharacterized protein LOC106776967 isoform X2 — MSFIGVWADLEKVIISKKENLTPREANILLSWKTRFLSDFTASALAGGAAAWTATRNLGKAQAFQVNLPGTPFSLSKAIRAYLSVDLILAMDGSTLQKELANIMVTKYQNDPSVMRLISKHFYLERIFDDSSNNSKLRWRYRNFFSEAVHGRRTHDQDSYDKSEDHSRNDSNDKSQGRSENVTNSKKPNHETKHTFINAALDTPWESDPLDCVFGHTHPLEDTTHSDSPNKQPSRTQNRAHRRSRRWRRMRNHDDLSNSEPTAAV, encoded by the exons ATGAGTTTCATTGGAGTATGGGCAGATCTTGAAAAAGTTATCATTTCTAAGAAG gaAAATTTGACACCTCGGGAAGCTAATATTCTTCTTTCGTGGAAAACTAGATTTCTGAGCGATTTCACTGCTAGTGCACTTGCTGGGGGTGCAGCTGCATGGACTG CAACTCGGAATCTCGGTAAAGCACAAGCATTTCAAGTCAACCTTCCAGGCA CACCTTTCAGTCTCAGTAAAGCAATTAGAGCCTACCTTTCAGTCG ATCTGATTCTTGCAATGGACGGTAGCACATTGCAGAAGGAGTTAGCGAATAT AATGGTGACAAAATACCAGAATGATCCCTCCGTGATGCGACTTATATCTAAGCATTTCTATTTGGAGAGGATTTTTGACGATTCAAGTAATAATTCTAAATTAAGATGGAGATACCGGAATTTCTTTAGCGAGGCAGTCCATGGTCGTAGGACTCATGATCAAGACTCTTATGATAAATCCGAAGACCATTCTCGTAATGATTCTAATGATAAATCGCAAGGCAGGTCTGAAAATGTCACCAACAGCAAAAAACCAAATCATGAGACGAAGCATACTTTT ATAAACGCTGCTCTTGATACGCCGTGGGAGTCAGACCCTCTTGATTGTGTTTTTGGTCATACTCATCCTTTGGAAGACACAACTCATTCTGATTCCCCCAATAAACAACCATCAAGAACACAGAATCGGGCTCACAGAAGATCTCGCCGTTGGCGTCGGATGCGGAATCATGATGACCTTTCCAACTCTGAGCCTACAGCAGCTGTTTAG
- the LOC106776450 gene encoding uncharacterized protein LOC106776450 isoform X1, giving the protein MSLINAMLDLKRVLEFEKENLTPAENNILNSLDRESVKDFIVYTLAGCTAACIATRNISKAKIFQVNLPGITMNFGIPFRVYVSSVAGLSSGLTLAQRSFYPSADQVLTLDGSVLQKELTNIMMTKYQNDPSVMQLLSKHFYLERVFADSSNNPKLIWRDRNFFSEAVRGHRTHDQVSYCKSKDHSCNDSNDKSQGRSENVTNNKNPNLETKHTFINAGPDTTWESDPLDRVFGYTHPLEDPVHSDSPNKQPSGTPNRVRRRSRRLRRMRNHDDLSNSEPTAAV; this is encoded by the exons ATGAGTTTGATTAACGCAATGCTCGATCTTAAAAGAGTTCTCGAGTTCGAGAAG gaAAATTTGACACCTGCGGAAAATAATATTCTTAACTCGCTCGACAGGGAATCTGTGAAGGATTTTATTGTTTATACACTTGCTGGGTGTACAGCTGCGTGTATTG CAACTCGGAATATCAGTAAAGCAAAAATATTTCAAGTCAACCTTCCAGGCA TAACTATGAATTTCGGTATACCATTTCGAGTCTACGTTTCATCTG TAGCTGGTCTTTCGTCTGGACTTACCCTAGCTCAAAGAAGCTTTTATCCGAGTGCAGATCAGGTTCTTACACTCGATGGCAGCGTACTGCAGAAGGAGTTAACGAATAT AATGATGACAAAATACCAGAATGATCCCTCCGTGATGCAGCTTCTATCTAAGCATTTTTATTTGGAGAGGGTTTTTGCTGATTCGAGTAATAATCCTAAATTAATATGGAGAGACCGGAATTTCTTTAGCGAGGCAGTCCGTGGTCATAGGACACATGATCAAGTCTCTTATTGTAAATCCAAAGACCATTCTTGTAATGATTCTAATGATAAATCCCAAGGCAGGTCTGAAAATGTCACCAACaacaaaaatccaaatcttGAGACGAAGCATACTTTT ATAAACGCAGGTCCTGATACGACGTGGGAATCAGACCCACTGGATCGTGTATTTGGTTATACTCATCCTTTGGAAGACCCTGTTCATTCTGATTCCCCCAATAAACAACCTTCAGGAACACCAAATCGGGTTAGAAGAAGATCTCGCCGTTTGCGTCGGATGCGGAATCATGATGACCTTTCCAACTCTGAGCCTACAGCAGCTGTTTAG
- the LOC106776450 gene encoding uncharacterized protein LOC106776450 isoform X2, translated as MSLINAMLDLKRVLEFEKENLTPAENNILNSLDRESVKDFIVYTLAGCTAACIATRNISKAKIFQVNLPGITMNFGIPFRVYVSSVAGLSSGLTLAQRSFYPSADQVLTLDGSVLQKELTNIMMTKYQNDPSVMQLLSKHFYLERVFADSSNNPKLIWRDRNFFSEAVRGHRTHDQVSYCKSKDHSCNDSNDKSQGRSENVTNNKNPNLETKHTFKDMDCVGEHGG; from the exons ATGAGTTTGATTAACGCAATGCTCGATCTTAAAAGAGTTCTCGAGTTCGAGAAG gaAAATTTGACACCTGCGGAAAATAATATTCTTAACTCGCTCGACAGGGAATCTGTGAAGGATTTTATTGTTTATACACTTGCTGGGTGTACAGCTGCGTGTATTG CAACTCGGAATATCAGTAAAGCAAAAATATTTCAAGTCAACCTTCCAGGCA TAACTATGAATTTCGGTATACCATTTCGAGTCTACGTTTCATCTG TAGCTGGTCTTTCGTCTGGACTTACCCTAGCTCAAAGAAGCTTTTATCCGAGTGCAGATCAGGTTCTTACACTCGATGGCAGCGTACTGCAGAAGGAGTTAACGAATAT AATGATGACAAAATACCAGAATGATCCCTCCGTGATGCAGCTTCTATCTAAGCATTTTTATTTGGAGAGGGTTTTTGCTGATTCGAGTAATAATCCTAAATTAATATGGAGAGACCGGAATTTCTTTAGCGAGGCAGTCCGTGGTCATAGGACACATGATCAAGTCTCTTATTGTAAATCCAAAGACCATTCTTGTAATGATTCTAATGATAAATCCCAAGGCAGGTCTGAAAATGTCACCAACaacaaaaatccaaatcttGAGACGAAGCATACTTTT AAGGATATGGACTGTGTTGGGGAACACGGAGG ATAA